The genome window CGCTTTCGATGCCAGCGAACAGGCCGTGGGCAAGATCGCCACCTTCGACATCCTGCGCGGCGACATCGTGCGGGGCGCGCGTCTGAGTGAGCACTTGGGCGGCAGCACCCTGGCTTCGCTGATCGCGCCGGACAAACGCGCCATTTCGGTCCGCGTGGATGATGTGGTCGGCGTGGGGGGCTTTCTCTTGCCGGGCAACCGGGTCGATGTATTGGCGACCAAGACCACCAGCGCCGGCAGTAACAGCGCCACGTCCCGGACCATCCTGGAAAACCTGCGGGTGCTGGCGGTGGACCAGACGGCGGGCACCGACAAGACCCAGCCGGTGGTGGTGCGGGCCGTGACCTTGGAAATGTCGGCCACCGAAGCCGAAGCGCTGGTCACGGCGCAAACCGAAGGCAAGCTGCAATTGGCCTTGCGCAACCCGTTGAACCTGGAGAAGAAGGCCGTGGCCGTTGCGCCGCCAGCCCCTGCGCCGGTCATGGCCATGGCGGCCGCCCCGGTGCCAAAACCTGTGGTGCAACGCAGTGCCAAGCCGCAAGGCGGAGCGATCACGCTGATCCGCGGCGTTGAAAGCAGCGTGATCAATGTCCGCTGAATGACGCCTCCATGCCAGGCCCGTCCGGGCCGTGGCGATGCCGATCCTCAAACGTTGTAGATGAGGGCTCGATGATGAATGCCAATATCCGGCGCCAGGGAGGGGCGGTGAGTGTACTGATGGTGATCGCGCTGGTGGCGATTTCCATGATGGCGGCCTTGGCCCTGGATGGCGGGCACATGCTGCTGAACAAGACGCGCCTGCAAAATGCGGTGGATGCCGCGGCCTTGGGCGGCGCCAAGACCCTGAGCCAGGTGAGTGGCGGCATCAACATGGCCAGCACCACCCGCGCGGCGGCCCTGGACACGCTGAACAGAAATGCCAACGCCACCGGCAACACCGAACTGGCCACCGCGGTCGCCGGCAACCCGGGCGCGTTTGCCGTGGTGGAACTGTCCAGCAGCGTCTATGGCCCGTTTTCCTATCCCGGGCCTAGCGATGCCAAGTACGTGCGGGTGTCGGTGTCCAGTTATCAATTGAACGGTTTTTTCTGGAGTTTCGTGCAAACGATGGGCAGCGCCGGCTTAGGCAACAAGCGCGTGGCGGCGATTGCCACGGCAGGTCCCAGCCCCACCTCGCCTTGTGACCTGGCACCGTTGATGGTGTGTGGCGATCCCACTCAATACAACCCTGGCGCCGGCAACTTCTGGGGCTACCAATTTGGCGACCTGGAGGTCTTGAAAACGGCGGCGGGGAACACATCGCCCATTGGGCCGGGCAATTTCCAATTGCTGGATTTCGGCTCAGGCGGCAGTGCAGTCCGGGAGGACCTGGCCGGCGGTGGCTCGGTTTGCCGCAGTGTCGGGAGCAACGTCCAGACGGCGCCGGGGAATAAAGCCGGTCCTACTTCCCAAGGCTTGAACACGCGCTTCGGTATCTACAATGGTCCGGTCAGTTCTTCGGACTACCCACCGGACCTGGTCACGGCGTCAGGCACTCCGGCGATCACCTACAACGATGCGCTCTCCCAGGCGCAGTACAAAGGCCAGTCCGTCACCTCGAGCAACGGTGATCTGTCGGCGGGTGGCGAGGCGATACAGGACTACAACGACTGGCGGGCCAAGGTCGCCGCCTGTGTGGCGGGAGGCGCCAGCGGTTGCCAAAGCAACGGGGTTTTCGAACGTCGGATGTTGAAGATCGTGATTGGCGATTGCGCCGGGAAACTGAGCGGCTCGACGTCGATTCCAGTCTTGGGGTTCGGCTGCTACTTCGTCGTGCAGCCAGTGGACGGCGGTGGTTCGGAGTCCATCATCTTTGGCCAGTTCGTCCAGGAGTGCGAAGGCGACAACGTACCCGGTCCTACACCCTCCACCGATGCCGGCCCGCAGATCATCCAGCTCTACAAAACCTATCTCAACGGCAGCGGCACTCCGAGCACCGACTCGTAGGAGGCGTCATGGGACTTTCTCAGTTCAAACCCGCGCAAGCCCAGCAAGGCGTGGCGCTGGTGGAGTTCACCCTGGTGCTGCCGTTGTTGCTGTTGTTGCTGCTGGCCTTCGGCGAGTTCGGCCGCATGCTCTACCAGTACAACGTGCTGTTGCAGGCCAGCCGCGATGCCGACCGTTTCGTCGCCAGCCAGGCCTGGAACTCCACCCTTGGCACTGTCGCCTTGGGCAGCACGCTCCTGACCCAGACGAAAAACGTCGCGGTGTATGGCGTGCCCAGCGCGACGGGAACCGCTGTGGTGTCAGGCTTGACCACGGCGAATGTGCAGGTCGCCGCCGAGGGCATCGATCATGTGCGCGTCACCATTACCTACACCTTCTGCCCGGTGATTGGCGCGGGCAACTGCGCGGGTTCGATCCCAGGTTTCTTCGGCAATGCCATTCCACTGGGCATCCAGTTGGTGGCGACCACTGTCATGAGGGCGCTGTGATGAATCACAAGCACATGCGCGGCACTTACATCGTGGAGTTCTCCTTTGTGGGCTTGCTGGTGTTCATCCTGCTGTTCGGCGTGGTGGAAATGGGCCGGCTGTACTTCACGGTCAATGCGCTGGAT of Pseudomonas fluorescens contains these proteins:
- a CDS encoding TadE/TadG family type IV pilus assembly protein, whose product is MGLSQFKPAQAQQGVALVEFTLVLPLLLLLLLAFGEFGRMLYQYNVLLQASRDADRFVASQAWNSTLGTVALGSTLLTQTKNVAVYGVPSATGTAVVSGLTTANVQVAAEGIDHVRVTITYTFCPVIGAGNCAGSIPGFFGNAIPLGIQLVATTVMRAL
- the cpaB gene encoding Flp pilus assembly protein CpaB; the encoded protein is MSSRTLPLIGVSLVMGLGAAWMADAWLSARLNASPDDHLRSVVVATVEIPFGQMVEAQQVTTVRMPMDTIPDDAFDASEQAVGKIATFDILRGDIVRGARLSEHLGGSTLASLIAPDKRAISVRVDDVVGVGGFLLPGNRVDVLATKTTSAGSNSATSRTILENLRVLAVDQTAGTDKTQPVVVRAVTLEMSATEAEALVTAQTEGKLQLALRNPLNLEKKAVAVAPPAPAPVMAMAAAPVPKPVVQRSAKPQGGAITLIRGVESSVINVR
- a CDS encoding TadE/TadG family type IV pilus assembly protein, whose translation is MMNANIRRQGGAVSVLMVIALVAISMMAALALDGGHMLLNKTRLQNAVDAAALGGAKTLSQVSGGINMASTTRAAALDTLNRNANATGNTELATAVAGNPGAFAVVELSSSVYGPFSYPGPSDAKYVRVSVSSYQLNGFFWSFVQTMGSAGLGNKRVAAIATAGPSPTSPCDLAPLMVCGDPTQYNPGAGNFWGYQFGDLEVLKTAAGNTSPIGPGNFQLLDFGSGGSAVREDLAGGGSVCRSVGSNVQTAPGNKAGPTSQGLNTRFGIYNGPVSSSDYPPDLVTASGTPAITYNDALSQAQYKGQSVTSSNGDLSAGGEAIQDYNDWRAKVAACVAGGASGCQSNGVFERRMLKIVIGDCAGKLSGSTSIPVLGFGCYFVVQPVDGGGSESIIFGQFVQECEGDNVPGPTPSTDAGPQIIQLYKTYLNGSGTPSTDS